A window of Pseudomonadota bacterium genomic DNA:
CCCGCTCAGCGGGCGAGCCGCATGACCGGGCGCGCCGCACCAGGGCTTTGTGGCTGGGCGCTGCGCTGCCTGCCGGCGTGGGCCTGAGCATCGCGCTCGGCCTGCCCGAGCTTGGGTCCTATGCCCAGGTCTCGCTGGGGGTGTTCGTGGCGGCAGTCTGCGCATGGACGTTCACAAGGCTCGACGAGACGTTCGTGGCACTCGGTGGCGCGCTGGTGTTCGTGATCGCCGGCCTCGAGACCCCGCGCGCGTTCTTCGACGCCCTGGGGCACGACATGGTCTGGCTCTTGATCGGCGCCTGTGTGGTGGCCGAAGGGGTCAAGCAGTCGGGCTTGTCCCTGCGCCTGACCGCGGCCGTCGTGCAAAAGACCCGCAGTATCTCGCACATATGCTACGCGCTGACGGGCCTCATGGTGCTGATGGCCCTGGTGATGCCCTCCACTTCGGGCCGTGCAGCCTTGATGGTGCCCGTGTTCGCAAGCCTGAGCAGCGAGCTGCGCAGTCGCAGCATCAGTCGGGCACTGGCGCTTCTCATTCCGAGCGTCGTGCTGCTGTCCTCGGTGGGCTCGCTGCTGGGAGCGGGGGCCAACGTCGTGGCCGCCGACCTGCTGCAGCGGATGGACGGCACCCGCATCGATTACCTAGACTGGCTGGCGCTGGGCCTGCCCTTTGCGGCGCTCAGCTCGTTCCTCGCGGCCTGGCTCATCTTGCGTATCTTCCTGACCGAGGAAGAGCGCAGGCAGAAACTCTCGCCGGCCTCGCTTTCGGCTCATGCTGACGGGGAGCTGAGCCGGGCCGAGCGTTATGTCTTGCTGACCGTCGGCGCGCTGGTCGCGCTCTGGGTCAGCGAGCCCGTGCATGGCGTGAACAACGTCGTGATCGCGCTGCTCGGTGCGCTGGTGCTGGCAGCACCGCGATTCGGCTGCTTCAGGCTCGGTCAGGTTCTCAAGAACGTGGAATGGGGCCTGATCGTGTTCATGGCCGCCACACTCAAGCTGTGCAGTCATTTGCTCGAGTCGGGGGCAGCCGCATGGCTGATCCAGCAGCCCATGAAGCTCGTGCGCGGCGCGGACTCGACCTCGATCGCGTTGGCGCTGGTTGCGACCACGCTGGTTTCGCTCGGCGCCCACCTGGTCATAGCCTCGCGCACCGCGCGGGTGTCGGTCCTTGTGCCCTTTGTCCTGCTGCTCGCGAGCGCGTACGGCGCAAACCCGGTTACCTTGGTGTTTGCGTCCGTGGCCGCTGCGGGCTTCTGCCTCACGCTGCCCATCAGCGCCAAGCCCCTCGCGCTGTTTTGGCAGCTTGACCGCCCCACCTACGAGGCGCGCGATCTGCTGCGGCTCAGCGCGGTGCTGGGCCCCGTGCACATGCTGCTTGTCTTGGGATTTGCGTTTGTCGTGTGGCCAGAGCTGGTGCCATGAGCGCTCGAGTTGTCATGAGCAGACCGGTGGATAGGATCGTTGCTGCGACTTGACACGTCGCTGCAGCAACCCAAGGAGCTCTTATGCGGACCCTAGTTGCGCCGTGTGGTTTCAAGGAAAGCCTGACAGCCGATCAGGCCGCCGACGCCATGGCGCGGGGGGTGTACTCGGCCGTGCCCACCGCCAGGGTGCTCAAGGCGCCGATGGTCGACGGGGGGGAGGGCTTTACCAACGCGATCGTGCGGGCTGCCGGCGGCGCGCTGCTCTACCGCATGGTCAAGGGACCGGTCGGCAAGACGGTCTGCGCACATTTCGGACTCATCGATACCTCGGAAGGACGGACCGGCGTGATCGAGATGGCCGCCGCCGCCGGCCTGCGGCTGGTGCCGCGCAGTGCGCGCGATCCCAGGCAAACCACGAGCTACGGAGTTGGAGAGCTGATGGGCGCGGCGCTCGACGCGGGCGCGCAGCGCTTGCTGATCGGTTGCGGTGATTCGGGCATCTGCGACGGGGGCGCAGGCATGGCCCAGGCGCTTGGGATCGGCCTCCTGGAT
This region includes:
- a CDS encoding anion permease; protein product: MDEVECSRGSDGESPAAPGSPSSKGCAPQRSDAQGSDAQATQPAPGPRSAGEPHDRARRTRALWLGAALPAGVGLSIALGLPELGSYAQVSLGVFVAAVCAWTFTRLDETFVALGGALVFVIAGLETPRAFFDALGHDMVWLLIGACVVAEGVKQSGLSLRLTAAVVQKTRSISHICYALTGLMVLMALVMPSTSGRAALMVPVFASLSSELRSRSISRALALLIPSVVLLSSVGSLLGAGANVVAADLLQRMDGTRIDYLDWLALGLPFAALSSFLAAWLILRIFLTEEERRQKLSPASLSAHADGELSRAERYVLLTVGALVALWVSEPVHGVNNVVIALLGALVLAAPRFGCFRLGQVLKNVEWGLIVFMAATLKLCSHLLESGAAAWLIQQPMKLVRGADSTSIALALVATTLVSLGAHLVIASRTARVSVLVPFVLLLASAYGANPVTLVFASVAAAGFCLTLPISAKPLALFWQLDRPTYEARDLLRLSAVLGPVHMLLVLGFAFVVWPELVP